The genome window GTTGCAGGAGTTTGCGCGTTTTCTGGCGCAACAAAAACAGGAGATCGGAGTGCTCACGCAAAAGGTGCTCGAAGCCAAAGCAGCCATGATGAAGGAGCTGACCAACCAGATGACCGTTCGATATACCAATGAGGAAGCTCGGGTGAGAGGTTTGGCCCAAGTCTATGCCGGAACCAATATGCCCCCGGCTTCAGCGGTTCAGATTCTTAACGGTATGGAAGTGGATGATATCGCGCGGCTCCTGTTTTTCATGGCCTACAAAGATCAGGCGGCCATCCTGGAGAATTTTGCCACGAACAGTCTCACCAAGGACACCGGCAAAGCCACTGAGATCAGCCAGAAGATTCGCAAACTCGGCGAGATGCCCAAGCTTCCAGGGACGAAATGAATATTCTTCCTGTCGATAAGACCAACCCAAACCAGAACGCGGAAAAGCTCCTGAACGGACTCGCCTCGGCTCCGTCGGGCGCTGACGCGTTTGCCGGTTCTTTTGAGTCGTTTTTGTCCAGCGCTTCGCCCGGAGCCCTCACGATTCAGACCGGAGGCAGTAACCAAAATCCGGGAGACCAGCCCGTGCCAGCCAACTCTTCTTCAAACGATTCGGCAGTCGTTTCGGCTTCTGCTCCGTCCCCAACATACGTGGCGACGACGGCTGGCAATAGCTCCGCCGGGAACACACCGGAGTCGATTGGTCAGCAGGGAACAGACGAGAGTCGCAGCCAGGACAAAAGCCAGGATCAGTCCGCCGCCAACGAGCTGGACGCAGCGCAGTCAGCCGGCGTTCAAGCAGTCCAGTCCATGTTGATGCTGGGCGCACCGTTGGCGCCATTGGCTGCTGTCAAAACCAAGGCTGGCTCGGCCGCGAATACAGCGCTTTCGGGCGTTGCCGCCGTGGGAGATTCGGATCAGCAGACCGCTCAACCTGGCCGGCCCATTCTGTCATTTCAAAAGCACTACCCCACGCTTGCTCCAGTTGGGACCACGGCGGGCCGCTCTGCTCAAGGTTCCGTGGCGCCGGAATACGCAAGTCAGGGAAGTGTCAAGCTCAACGGCCAATGGGATTTGGTTCCCTCTTCTGCGAACGACGGTGAGATAGGTGCGGTTTTGACAGCCCTTTCAAGCAAGGCCTTGGTTGAAGGAGAGGCAAAATCAGTTGCCGGCTCCACCGTGCCTGCCTCAGGTGGATTGAAGCCTCAGGTTCCGGACGGCGCGACCGGCTTGTTGTCCGAGGCGCCAAAGAATCTGCCAACCCTTTCCGCCCTTTCCTTCGCTAGCCCGATTCCATCTCAAGATTTGCAGCAAGCGATCAGTGCAAGCCCCGGAGATCAAAAGGTGATCGTCAGCAGCCAGCCGTCTATCGAAAACCTCGAAACCGAGTTGAACAGTTCGTCTGGCGTCCCGGAGAGACCGACAGGGAACATCCAGATACAGAGCGCTCAGCAAGTCGTTTCCAGGCAGACCGGCCCGGGCGCGCCGCCCGTGTTGTCCGCGACGGGCAATGGGCTTGCGCACGCGGCGAATTCTGACGGACCGCTTATCCAGCTTGTCTCTAAAGCCACCGATTCCACTCAGCCCGAAGCTAAGGCAGACAACCCCAACTCACAGACGACCGCGCATCATTCAGCAGCCCCGATCGTCAAGATCCCTTCTATTGCGCCGGCAAACAAGCTCGCCCACGCCAACGGGAACACTGCTGGCATTCCGAAAACTTCCGTCAACACCAACGTGCCAGGTGTCGAATCCTACGCAAACAGCGTGAGTGCCGTGAATCAGGTTTACGCGGGCACTGCGCCTCTTCAGGCCGACCCGGGAGCGGTCGCGGCCACCAGCCCGATTCCATCTCAGGATTTGCAGAAAGCGATCACCCATCCGCACCACGCGACGCGTTCTGCCGCGCGCCATGGCGACCGCATCAACTTGGGCGTTACGCCGAAGGACAGCGCGCCGGCGGACGAATCATCCGGGCCGCAGATTTCCAAAACCGCAGTTTCGCAAGCGTCAGTTGCCGCGCAGCCTTCAGCCTTTCCCGCACCCGGTGTTCCTGGAAGCCTTGCGGTGACCGCGAGAACGAACGGTGAAGCCCGCGCTCTCAACTCTCACCTCAAGCCGCTCCCAACTGAGCCCTTTGATTGTGCGCTTGAAACCGTGGATCAACGACCTCTCAACTCTCGACTCAAGCCGCTCCCAACTGAGCCCGCAGTGGCCGCGGAAGTTCAAAGTGGTTTTCCACGGTTCACGTCTCCGACTCGTGAAACCCACGGCAATCCGGCCTTGAATCTGGCGGCAAGCAACCCGGCAACCATCCAGACTGCGGCAAAACCTGCATCGCTTGGCGCTCTGCAGGCCGAAGGGCCGGCCGACCCGAACACGACAGGCTTGCAGGCTTTCACACGCTTTCCTGGACTGGCGCCGCTTGCAGGCGTCAGCTCAAGCGAAGCCGTTGTAGCCGGTGCTCACACAGCCAACCCGAATCCGCCTGGCCAATCTGGGGCACCTCAGCCATCAGGTGACGCACCGAGAACTCCGGAACAATTGACGGCGGCTGCCGCTCAGACGGAACCGGAGGTCACGGCGGAGAAGGCGACCAGGAATGAATTACCCGCCAAAGCACACGCAATTTCCGAACGCTTGCCAGCGGCCGATTCCGTGAAGGTCGTGCAAGTGGATTTGACTTCCGGCGGCTCCGTCGCGAAACCGGAGATTCGGTTTCCGAAGCTGAACCGGTCGTCGGACCGTGGCGGCATAGGAGATGCTCAACACCCTGAGCACATGGTTTCGACCAAAGATTACGAGCCTCGCACTGAGCTGGCCGGGAAAAATCTGCCGAACTCAGGCAGAAATGACAGCCCTTCCCGGGACGGAGTTCGAGCTTTGGCCGCGAATGAACTGAATCGGGCGCGGGTGGACTCGTCCGCAGAACGGATGGCTGATTTGGCGATTTCGGCGAAAACCTGGCTCGATAATGCGGAACAGGCCCGCGCCCTGGAGGGGAGCCATGCTTCGGCTCGCGCGGAAGCGCATCTCCACGCCAGATTGACCGAGAGAATCTGGTCCGCCGTCGAGACGTTCCGGTCCACAGGCGCGAACGATTGGGTCGTGCGAATTCGTCCGGATCAAGAGACGGAACTGAATCTTCGCTTGAAGATGCAGGAAAACCAACTGGTCATCCACGCGAAGCTGGAAAACGGAAACTGGGAAACGCTCGCGCCGAGTTGGCGCGATTTGCAGGCGCACTTGGCCAATCGCGGGATTCAATTGCAGCCGCTGGAAAACAGCGGCGACCGAAGCGGCTGGTCGCAGAATTTCAATCCGATGAACTCGGAACCGCAGAACCAAAATCCCCGCCACCACGCGGGCGATGAGGGAAGAAACTTCCAGGATTTCCGGGAACTGGACTTTCGATTTGGGCAGGAAGTTCCGGAGCGCAAGAAACCGCAGCCGGCAGCGAAACCCGTGAAGTCCGGCAACGGCTGGGAAAGCTGGGCCTAACGTATGATCGCGCCAACTTCAGATGTATTGACCAAAACCGTTTCGGCCGGAGCGGCGGAAGCCGTCACGAAGCAGCAGCTTCGCATCCCGTCGAAGATTCTGGACCAGGAGGATTTTTTGAAGTTGCTGGTCACGCAATTGGCCAATCAAGACCCGCTGGCGCCCCAGACGGACACCGCGTTCATCGCGCAGATGGCGCAGTTCACGAGCCTGGAGCAGACCAAAGGGATGACGGCGGACATTGCGCAGATGAGATCCCAGCAGAAGATTTTGCAGGCCATGTCGCTTTTGGATCGGGAAGTCGTCGTTCAATCGGAGAAGACCGGCGTGGCGAAGGGCATCGTGAAGGGTTTCGACATGGAAGGGAGCGATCCAAAACTGATCATTGGCGAAGATCGATACGACCTGGACGACATTCTGACTATCCGTTTGGCGAACCACAATTAGCAGTTAACCTCAACACGAAACCGAGATTATGCTTCGAGCACTCAACACTGGCATCACGGGAATCCGGCAATTCCAAACGAACCTCGACACCATCGGCAACAATTTGGCCAACGTGAGCACGATCGGCTACAAAGCCGGCCGGGTGGAATTTGCAGACACGCTCAATCAAACACTCCGCGCGGGAACTCCCGACGCCGGAGCCAGCCGTTCCGGCACGGCCTCGGTGCAGGTCGGCAACGGCGTTGAGGTCTCCTCCGTGCGAAACTTGTTTACTCAGGGTGCGATCACGCAGACCGGAGTCACAACCGACATGGCAATCAGCGGCGAAGGATTTTTCATTGTAAAAAGCTCCTCCGGTGAATTCTTCGCGACACGTGCCGGTAGCTTCCGGGTAGATTCCAGCGGGTTCCTGGTGACGGATCAGGGTTTTCGGGTTCAGGGCTTCAGTGCGGCGACAGCAGCAGTGGGCACAGCCTATGCGGACACGGACTCACAAGGAGATATCAAGCTGGATAAGCCGACAACTTTGCCCACGGGACTCGGCACCGGTGCCGCCACCGCCGGTGTCCAAAACATCAGCATCGATGGGAGCGGAAACATCAACATGCTCCTGAGTGACGGCAGTCAATTCGTTCGCGGCAAGATTCTGTTGCAGAGATTCTCGAATCCGAACGCGCTGCTCAAGCAGGGAAATAGCCTTTTCAGCGGCTTGACCGTGTCTGGGCCATTGACCACGCCGACCGCCACAAATGCCTTCGGCGCGACTCCCACGACAAACTCTGCGACGAGCAACGGCCTGGGCCGCATCGAAAGCGGTGCGTTGGAAATGTCGAATGTTGACATTGCGCGCGAGTTTTCCAATATGATCACGACTCAACGCGCGTTCCAGGCGAACGCCCGGGTGGTCACGACAAGCGACAATATTTTGCAGGAAATCGTCCAGTTGGTCAGATAACAGCTTAAAGTATGGCTGATGCGCCTGAACAAGCACCTGCGCCTGCTGATGGAACTGGCGGTGGCGGCGAAGGGGGGCAACCGGCCCAAGCCGCTCCAGCCGGCGGCGGCGAAGGGGGGCAACCGGCCCAAGCCGCTCCAGCCGGCAAGGGAGGCCTCGCCTCCTATTTGCCGCTGATCATTGTGTTGGTTCTGACTCCGCTGCTGGCCATCGGCACTATTCAGTTGAAGTCCTGGTTGGACAAGAAGAAGGCTTCTGCGCCACCCGAAGAACACGAGGCGGCGGCGAATGAAAAGGAGCATGCCCCAGCGAAAGCGGAGAATTCCCATGGCGGAGGAGGACATGGAGCGAAGGAAAAAGGGGCTAAGAAACCAAAAGCCACGGGGCGAAATACAAAACTGCCGGTGCCGTTGACTCGCGATGCCGTGGCCTATCATCCGGGAGACGACACGAAGGAAGGCGATTCTCCCAAATACGTGCTGCTCGACCTGAAGGGCGAACCGCGAGACGAGGCGAAGTCGGACAAGATTGTCGTGAACCTCGCGGGCACGAGTGCGACGCGGTTCGCCGTGGCGCGCCTGTCGTTGCTGGGCGAGCATCAGGAGTTGGTCGAGCGCGTGAATTTCAATCGAGAGCGGTTGCTGGACGTTGCTTCGGGCACGCTCTCCAGCCTCACGCTGGACGACGTGGAAAAGCCGGGGTTCAGGAATCTTTTGCGGCAACAGTTGGTGGC of Verrucomicrobiota bacterium contains these proteins:
- a CDS encoding flagellar basal body-associated FliL family protein yields the protein MADAPEQAPAPADGTGGGGEGGQPAQAAPAGGGEGGQPAQAAPAGKGGLASYLPLIIVLVLTPLLAIGTIQLKSWLDKKKASAPPEEHEAAANEKEHAPAKAENSHGGGGHGAKEKGAKKPKATGRNTKLPVPLTRDAVAYHPGDDTKEGDSPKYVLLDLKGEPRDEAKSDKIVVNLAGTSATRFAVARLSLLGEHQELVERVNFNRERLLDVASGTLSSLTLDDVEKPGFRNLLRQQLVALFNDIMGRGTIQEVIITEFIVQ
- a CDS encoding flagellar hook-basal body complex protein, which encodes MLRALNTGITGIRQFQTNLDTIGNNLANVSTIGYKAGRVEFADTLNQTLRAGTPDAGASRSGTASVQVGNGVEVSSVRNLFTQGAITQTGVTTDMAISGEGFFIVKSSSGEFFATRAGSFRVDSSGFLVTDQGFRVQGFSAATAAVGTAYADTDSQGDIKLDKPTTLPTGLGTGAATAGVQNISIDGSGNINMLLSDGSQFVRGKILLQRFSNPNALLKQGNSLFSGLTVSGPLTTPTATNAFGATPTTNSATSNGLGRIESGALEMSNVDIAREFSNMITTQRAFQANARVVTTSDNILQEIVQLVR